A portion of the Limosilactobacillus reuteri genome contains these proteins:
- a CDS encoding type I restriction-modification system subunit M translates to MANRLRSNMDASEYRNYILGFMFYRYLSEHQEKSMVENKLIDVAEGQSVNDAYKEQASGEDLNDYLEEIASSLGYAIAPEYTWATIVDKVNSNTIAPSDYQDMLDSFNHNLSLNRNAKVDFHGIFDDMNLGNSRLGNSTSARAKALTDIVNLVDQVEYRDENGKDILGDIYTYLIKEFAGNSGKKAGEFYTPHQVSEVLAKLATSSLDPELESPEVYDFACGSGSLLLTVKDQLKNKVAQKKLKYAGQELNTTTYNLARMNLMMHDVRYQNMTLKNADTLEIDWPDGVDEHGVDHPHSFDMVVANPPYSARWDNNDNKLKDPRFKEYGALAPKTKADYAFLLHGLYHLKQDGTMAIVLPHGVLFRGAKEAQIRKALLEKNQIDAIIGLPANLFYSTGIPTVVLVLKKDKENKDVLFIDASKNFEKGKNQNVLRKEDIDKIIDTYKERKDVDKYAHVATIDEIKENDYNLNIPRYVDTFEPEPPVDLGKLTKEMEETQKEIEQTQSELLGMMKELTSKDEKTQNDLNEFIKMLENEVKRNG, encoded by the coding sequence ATGGCAAACCGCTTACGGAGCAATATGGATGCCAGCGAATATCGAAATTACATTTTAGGTTTTATGTTTTATCGGTATCTCTCAGAACACCAAGAAAAAAGTATGGTTGAAAATAAATTGATCGATGTCGCAGAGGGTCAGAGTGTAAATGACGCATATAAAGAACAAGCAAGTGGTGAAGACTTAAATGATTATTTAGAAGAAATTGCGTCTTCGCTTGGTTATGCGATTGCCCCTGAATATACATGGGCAACAATTGTTGATAAAGTTAATAGTAATACAATTGCTCCCTCAGACTATCAGGATATGTTAGATAGTTTTAACCATAATCTAAGCCTTAATCGGAATGCTAAAGTAGATTTTCATGGGATATTTGATGATATGAATCTAGGTAATTCTCGTCTAGGTAATTCAACATCAGCGCGGGCAAAGGCATTAACTGATATTGTTAATTTAGTAGACCAAGTTGAATATAGAGATGAAAATGGTAAAGATATTTTAGGAGATATTTATACATATCTAATTAAAGAATTTGCCGGAAATTCAGGAAAAAAAGCTGGAGAATTCTATACCCCACACCAGGTTTCTGAAGTATTAGCTAAATTAGCTACATCAAGTTTAGATCCTGAATTGGAATCTCCAGAAGTGTATGACTTTGCTTGTGGAAGTGGATCGCTACTATTAACAGTAAAAGATCAGCTCAAGAATAAAGTTGCACAGAAGAAGTTAAAGTATGCCGGACAAGAATTAAACACGACAACTTATAATTTGGCGCGGATGAATTTAATGATGCATGATGTTCGTTATCAAAACATGACGCTAAAAAATGCAGACACGCTTGAAATAGATTGGCCTGATGGAGTAGACGAACATGGGGTAGATCATCCACATAGTTTTGATATGGTTGTGGCTAATCCGCCTTACTCTGCACGGTGGGATAACAATGATAATAAGCTAAAAGATCCGCGTTTTAAGGAGTATGGAGCATTAGCACCGAAGACAAAAGCTGACTATGCCTTTCTTTTGCATGGTTTATATCACTTAAAACAAGATGGAACGATGGCAATTGTTTTGCCACACGGAGTTCTATTCCGTGGTGCTAAGGAAGCTCAGATTCGTAAAGCATTATTAGAGAAAAATCAGATTGATGCAATTATTGGGTTGCCAGCAAACCTATTCTATTCAACTGGAATTCCGACAGTTGTACTTGTTTTAAAGAAGGATAAAGAAAATAAAGATGTATTGTTTATTGACGCAAGCAAAAACTTTGAAAAGGGTAAGAACCAAAATGTCTTACGAAAAGAAGATATTGATAAGATAATCGATACATATAAGGAAAGAAAAGATGTTGATAAGTATGCTCATGTGGCAACAATCGATGAAATTAAAGAAAACGACTATAACCTTAATATTCCGCGATATGTTGACACATTTGAACCCGAACCGCCAGTTGATCTTGGGAAGTTAACAAAAGAAATGGAAGAGACTCAAAAAGAGATTGAACAGACCCAAAGTGAGCTTTTGGGGATGATGAAAGAGCTAACTTCAAAAGACGAGAAGACCCAAAACGACTTAAACGAATTTATCAAAATGTTAGAAAACGAGGTAAAGCGTAATGGATAA
- a CDS encoding DUF805 domain-containing protein, producing MFEAYKYYWENAFKYRATSTRADFWWPVLVNFIIFVILYFLLAIAGFASVTSIMNGYNRGVGFLIFLLFVIAVFAIAIIIPGIAICVRRVRDTGLTGWTVLVFWLLSLIFTSNDNAVMETISSVIEIIFLVILCLPTGYVNKQGWWSANYENDVKVLSLRNNN from the coding sequence ATGTTTGAAGCTTACAAATACTACTGGGAAAACGCCTTTAAGTACCGGGCTACTTCAACGCGGGCGGATTTTTGGTGGCCAGTATTAGTTAATTTCATTATTTTTGTTATTTTATATTTCTTACTAGCAATCGCTGGTTTTGCTTCTGTCACTTCGATTATGAATGGCTATAATCGTGGCGTTGGATTCTTAATTTTCTTGCTTTTCGTTATTGCAGTATTCGCTATTGCTATTATTATTCCCGGAATTGCTATCTGTGTCCGGCGGGTTCGTGATACCGGTTTGACTGGCTGGACTGTCTTAGTTTTCTGGTTACTTTCCCTTATTTTTACAAGTAACGACAATGCAGTGATGGAAACTATTTCCTCAGTCATCGAGATAATCTTCTTAGTTATTCTTTGCTTGCCAACTGGTTACGTCAATAAACAAGGTTGGTGGAGTGCTAACTACGAAAACGATGTTAAGGTTCTATCGTTACGAAACAATAACTAA
- a CDS encoding HsdR family type I site-specific deoxyribonuclease produces the protein MTIWKSELAFENELINHLSNLGGTKQWEYLPQIKTTDQLWDNFKRILEQHNQDRLEKPLSPTEFNQVKAIINKLNTPYEAGQFLYGTNGISQIEIDRDDGKHVYLTVFDQDQIGAGNTVYQIVNQVERPAVIPGRKNRRFDVTMLINGLPIIQIEEKADGRDAKEALNQMHQYIEEDQYSDIFGTLQILVALTPHDARYMANATADKFNTDFAFQWQRAKDNKPVLDAMQFADLMLSIPMAHQMATNYMILDGTPRHQMIKIMRPYQVYATKRVINKIREHTFGIDDQRIGYVWHTTGSGKTISSFKAAWLASRLPNVDKVVFMVDRVALTNQTVDEYMAYDPENTEGSNGGVVTDTANRWALANKLKRKGNGIIVTSTQKMDAMVRSKDFKPVDKNLVFIVDEAHRSTSGEMLQRIRKAFPKSAWIGYTGTPVFPEENGKSKAPTTRDIFGDVIHTYTIQDAIKDGNVLGFKVDFETTLTEKVLREQYLPEYFKARYPKMTDEEIQERIANMNENDMDDKVEPSVYDENHKHIELVVEDILRNWNKRSVNGKYNAILTTHVGGGKASTPMAMEYYNEFKKQNAKKEHPLRIGITFSQDTSNGDNQLETNDSLRKAMQDYNEMFGTSFNDKQVKEYTEQVVSRLNRTIDDVKYFDLVIVVDQLLTGFNAPQLNTLYVDRTLKGAALIQAYSRTNRVQDMQTKPFGRIVNYRWPKHTEKLMKNALAKYANRNSANIQEELFNDEGKNDGVIAPSYGEVKKELHKVVNRLAGFSEDFTDIPASENAQEQMYKDLRQYNHLMAIAKQDDKYDDTHPEKLLTSLGMSLDDEEILTTTLANRLKTKIAKRHHIDFSQVDLQMEHVKEVKVNWDYLEGLIVEVMNKYHDNDIEGAKKSAEEVKIISDKLEDRGYAAKILRFIKDLFKGKVKFEYPVQQKHVKKLIAQNNEGQQRSAIFEYKKKWGLADIEDSHLINEILDKHVIGADDLNGNGELDNIVMEGQAVYKTDAEAEEVKGLSRIKYRTKLRHSINEFADELKKKF, from the coding sequence ATGACTATTTGGAAGAGCGAACTAGCATTTGAAAATGAATTAATTAACCATCTTAGTAATTTAGGTGGAACTAAGCAATGGGAATACTTACCACAGATTAAAACAACAGATCAATTGTGGGACAACTTTAAGCGTATTCTTGAGCAACATAATCAAGACCGCCTAGAGAAACCGTTATCGCCAACGGAATTTAATCAAGTGAAGGCGATAATCAACAAATTAAATACTCCCTATGAAGCAGGGCAGTTTCTATATGGGACTAATGGAATATCGCAAATTGAAATTGATCGTGATGATGGTAAACATGTATATTTAACAGTTTTTGACCAGGATCAAATAGGTGCTGGGAATACTGTTTATCAAATTGTTAACCAAGTTGAACGTCCAGCAGTAATTCCAGGACGGAAGAATCGTCGTTTTGACGTAACAATGTTAATAAATGGTTTACCAATTATCCAAATTGAGGAAAAAGCTGATGGTCGGGATGCTAAAGAAGCGTTAAACCAAATGCATCAATATATCGAAGAAGACCAATACTCAGATATTTTTGGCACTCTTCAGATCTTGGTGGCCTTAACACCACATGATGCTCGTTACATGGCTAATGCAACTGCTGACAAGTTTAATACCGATTTTGCATTTCAATGGCAACGAGCAAAGGATAATAAACCAGTGCTAGATGCAATGCAATTTGCGGATCTAATGTTATCAATTCCGATGGCCCATCAAATGGCAACAAACTATATGATTTTAGATGGAACGCCCCGTCATCAAATGATAAAGATTATGCGTCCATATCAAGTTTATGCAACAAAACGAGTCATTAACAAAATTCGTGAGCATACGTTTGGGATTGATGATCAACGAATCGGATATGTTTGGCATACAACTGGATCTGGTAAAACCATCAGTTCATTTAAGGCTGCCTGGCTTGCATCACGATTACCTAATGTTGATAAAGTTGTATTTATGGTTGATCGAGTGGCCTTAACTAACCAAACAGTTGATGAATATATGGCGTATGATCCTGAAAATACTGAAGGAAGTAATGGGGGAGTAGTTACTGATACTGCTAATCGGTGGGCATTAGCTAATAAATTGAAGCGTAAAGGAAACGGAATTATTGTAACTTCTACTCAAAAGATGGATGCAATGGTTCGAAGCAAGGACTTTAAGCCTGTTGATAAGAATCTTGTCTTTATTGTTGATGAAGCTCACCGATCAACTTCTGGGGAAATGCTGCAAAGAATTCGGAAAGCTTTTCCTAAATCGGCCTGGATTGGTTATACTGGGACTCCTGTCTTTCCAGAAGAAAATGGTAAGTCTAAAGCGCCGACAACTCGTGATATCTTTGGGGATGTTATTCATACTTATACAATTCAAGATGCCATTAAAGATGGTAATGTTCTTGGATTCAAGGTGGATTTTGAAACAACATTAACTGAAAAAGTACTGCGAGAACAGTATCTGCCAGAGTATTTTAAGGCTCGCTATCCTAAGATGACAGATGAGGAAATTCAAGAACGAATCGCCAATATGAATGAAAATGATATGGACGATAAGGTTGAGCCAAGTGTCTATGATGAAAATCATAAACATATTGAGTTGGTTGTTGAGGATATCTTGAGAAATTGGAATAAGCGCTCCGTTAATGGTAAGTACAATGCAATTCTTACTACTCATGTTGGCGGCGGGAAAGCATCCACTCCAATGGCGATGGAGTATTATAACGAATTTAAGAAGCAAAATGCTAAAAAGGAACATCCATTACGAATCGGAATTACCTTTAGTCAAGATACGTCCAATGGTGATAATCAGTTAGAGACAAATGATTCTTTGCGTAAAGCAATGCAAGACTACAATGAAATGTTTGGTACGAGCTTTAATGATAAGCAGGTTAAAGAATATACAGAACAAGTAGTTTCGCGATTGAATCGGACAATTGATGATGTCAAATACTTTGATCTTGTTATCGTTGTTGACCAATTATTAACAGGATTTAATGCACCACAATTGAATACTCTTTATGTAGATCGGACATTAAAGGGTGCAGCTTTAATTCAAGCATATTCGCGAACAAATCGAGTTCAAGATATGCAAACCAAGCCATTCGGCCGAATTGTAAATTACCGATGGCCTAAACACACGGAAAAGTTAATGAAAAATGCATTAGCAAAATATGCAAATCGTAACTCCGCTAACATTCAAGAAGAACTTTTTAACGATGAAGGTAAAAACGATGGTGTTATTGCTCCTTCCTACGGTGAAGTTAAGAAAGAATTGCATAAGGTTGTAAATAGGTTAGCTGGTTTTTCAGAAGATTTTACTGATATTCCAGCAAGCGAAAATGCACAAGAACAAATGTACAAAGACTTACGCCAATACAACCATTTGATGGCAATTGCTAAGCAAGATGATAAATATGATGATACACATCCTGAAAAATTATTAACTTCATTGGGAATGAGCTTGGATGATGAAGAAATCTTAACAACCACTTTAGCAAATCGGCTAAAAACAAAAATTGCTAAAAGACATCATATTGATTTCTCACAAGTTGACCTTCAAATGGAACATGTTAAGGAAGTGAAGGTTAATTGGGATTATCTTGAAGGTTTAATTGTCGAGGTAATGAATAAGTATCACGATAACGACATTGAGGGCGCTAAAAAATCCGCTGAAGAAGTAAAGATTATTTCCGATAAATTAGAAGATCGAGGATATGCGGCCAAAATTCTAAGATTTATTAAGGATCTCTTCAAAGGAAAGGTTAAATTTGAATATCCAGTTCAGCAAAAGCACGTTAAGAAACTGATTGCGCAAAACAATGAAGGTCAGCAACGTTCTGCTATTTTTGAGTATAAGAAAAAGTGGGGACTAGCTGATATTGAAGATTCACATTTAATAAATGAAATCTTAGACAAGCATGTCATTGGTGCCGATGACCTAAATGGAAATGGAGAGCTCGACAACATCGTCATGGAAGGCCAAGCGGTATATAAGACAGATGCTGAAGCTGAAGAGGTTAAGGGACTTTCAAGGATAAAATATCGAACGAAATTACGTCATTCTATCAATGAGTTTGCAGATGAATTAAAGAAAAAGTTTTAG
- a CDS encoding amidase family protein, whose translation MKKHRKLGFILCLAVPLGLSLSHPTPTNASVVMQDNTQADVKVDVQSSKTIKNDEDQSALAIAQQVKNQQIDSQQLVNDTYQKMAENKDLNSVIYQDPVNARQQVNALPDTNTTSEQPFYGVPILIKGLGQAYKGYPNTNGLPYMEDNRYGYTKNFVAKLQKMGFVIVGETNYPELGLINVTDSNLYGPAHNPWDLTRNAGGSSGGAAASVAAGIVPLATGNDAGGSLRIPASWSGVIGLKPTQGIILGDSLTPSVVNFAETRRIDDTIKLFEGLLDPKRKSLLKEFPLKLQDLKIAYSLKSPVGSVVSVDAKTAVLNAVTFLRQQGFQVVEKDSPVDGVKLMRAYYLGALSDGTVANYLAQQKLHRNLQASDVTEHLVSPMTYALYEASKKAPKEIKQTYNNELALVAAQMKSFHEEYPIYLTPTTATVAPLNSDPAFLPADVAKILQMAKMPFDQQMDVIYNAWYHGLSKTPFTQLANLAGEPALSLPTYVNAQGLPLGIQLEGEKGSDLILLALGKLFEEKGKLIFLSDYQKLNNDVQPSEPQNEDAANISKVVVHNLGKKSVYEFQTASSKLNISDNVSPKYVVKTSQQVNARKLQSTKEKQLPQTGSNNNDGLVLLGLALFSLSLTSVYQNKRKF comes from the coding sequence ATGAAAAAGCATCGGAAATTAGGCTTTATTCTTTGTTTAGCAGTTCCGTTAGGGCTTAGCTTATCTCATCCTACTCCCACTAATGCATCAGTAGTAATGCAGGATAACACTCAAGCTGATGTTAAAGTTGATGTTCAAAGTTCAAAAACGATAAAAAATGATGAGGATCAATCGGCCCTTGCAATTGCACAACAAGTTAAGAATCAACAAATCGATAGTCAGCAGCTAGTTAATGATACATATCAAAAAATGGCGGAAAATAAGGATCTTAATAGTGTGATTTATCAAGATCCAGTAAATGCACGGCAACAGGTAAATGCTTTGCCAGATACAAACACTACTTCAGAGCAGCCTTTTTACGGAGTGCCAATTCTAATTAAAGGGTTAGGCCAAGCATATAAAGGATATCCGAATACGAATGGACTTCCGTATATGGAAGATAATCGTTATGGTTATACTAAAAATTTTGTGGCAAAGTTGCAGAAAATGGGATTTGTAATTGTTGGTGAAACAAATTATCCTGAGTTAGGATTAATTAATGTTACAGATTCCAATTTATATGGGCCAGCGCATAATCCATGGGACCTCACGCGAAATGCTGGCGGATCTTCTGGTGGAGCGGCGGCAAGTGTGGCTGCTGGAATAGTACCGCTTGCAACCGGAAATGATGCTGGTGGTTCCTTAAGAATTCCTGCTTCGTGGTCAGGTGTAATTGGGTTAAAACCTACTCAGGGAATTATTCTTGGAGATTCATTAACGCCTTCAGTGGTTAACTTTGCAGAAACGCGGCGGATTGATGACACGATCAAGTTATTTGAGGGCTTACTAGATCCAAAACGGAAATCATTATTGAAGGAATTTCCGCTTAAGCTCCAAGACCTAAAAATTGCATATTCATTAAAATCACCAGTAGGTTCTGTTGTTAGTGTGGACGCTAAAACAGCTGTTTTAAATGCAGTAACCTTCTTACGGCAACAGGGCTTTCAAGTAGTCGAAAAGGATAGTCCGGTTGATGGGGTAAAACTGATGCGTGCTTATTATTTAGGGGCTTTGAGTGACGGAACAGTTGCTAATTATCTGGCTCAACAAAAACTGCACCGTAATCTGCAGGCTAGCGATGTCACAGAGCATTTGGTTAGTCCGATGACATATGCGTTGTATGAAGCTAGTAAAAAAGCACCCAAAGAAATAAAGCAAACTTACAATAATGAATTAGCGTTAGTTGCTGCTCAGATGAAGAGTTTTCATGAAGAATATCCGATTTATTTAACGCCAACTACCGCAACGGTTGCACCATTAAATTCTGATCCAGCATTTTTACCAGCAGATGTTGCTAAAATTTTGCAAATGGCCAAGATGCCTTTTGATCAACAAATGGATGTTATTTACAATGCTTGGTATCATGGATTAAGTAAAACGCCATTTACGCAATTAGCTAATTTAGCAGGAGAGCCAGCATTAAGTTTGCCAACCTATGTTAACGCACAAGGATTGCCATTAGGGATTCAGTTAGAAGGAGAAAAGGGCAGTGATCTGATTTTATTAGCATTAGGGAAATTATTTGAAGAGAAAGGTAAACTAATCTTCCTAAGTGATTACCAAAAGTTAAATAATGATGTCCAGCCTAGTGAGCCACAAAATGAAGACGCAGCAAATATCTCAAAAGTTGTTGTCCATAATTTAGGCAAAAAATCAGTTTATGAATTCCAAACTGCTTCAAGTAAACTTAATATTTCAGATAATGTTAGTCCGAAATATGTAGTAAAAACTTCGCAACAAGTGAATGCCAGGAAATTGCAATCAACAAAAGAAAAGCAGTTACCACAAACAGGATCAAATAATAATGATGGGTTAGTTTTGCTTGGATTAGCCTTATTCTCATTAAGTCTGACAAGTGTTTATCAAAACAAGCGAAAATTTTGA
- a CDS encoding restriction endonuclease subunit S, translated as MDKKPEKLVPEVRFKGFADDWEQRKLGEFYSFKNGLNKGKEYFGHGVPIVNYTDVYHHRSLELKDLKGKVELTSNEVKNNSAKTGDLFFTRTSETIDEIGFPAILLSASNDTVFSGFLIRVRPIGGDPLDLLFKKYVFYTKTFRQEMMRKSTITTRALTSGKNLSSMIMKFPDKIKEQNSIGNLLTKLDNLITLQQRKLEQLTQLKKALQQKLFPNSFQEKPLLRILHGDNSWWNSYIGEVFTERVDKGSSEKLLSVSITDGVYPFDESKRKNNSSNDKHNYKKVFQNDIAYNSMRLWQGALGVSNYEGIVSPAYTVLKPLANQNSIFYEFMFKNIDMLHIFQRNSQGLTSDTWNLKFNQLQHIKIKTPKFQE; from the coding sequence ATGGATAAAAAGCCCGAAAAATTGGTGCCTGAAGTCCGTTTTAAAGGATTTGCTGATGATTGGGAGCAGCGTAAGTTGGGGGAGTTTTACTCTTTTAAGAACGGATTGAATAAAGGTAAAGAATACTTTGGACATGGAGTTCCAATTGTTAATTACACAGATGTATATCATCACAGATCCTTAGAGTTAAAAGATTTAAAAGGGAAAGTTGAACTTACATCTAATGAGGTTAAGAATAATTCTGCCAAAACAGGCGATCTTTTCTTTACTAGAACTTCTGAAACCATTGATGAGATTGGTTTTCCTGCCATTTTATTAAGCGCAAGTAATGATACTGTTTTTAGTGGCTTTTTAATTAGAGTAAGACCTATAGGTGGCGATCCATTAGACCTATTATTTAAAAAATACGTTTTTTATACTAAAACTTTTAGACAGGAAATGATGCGTAAAAGTACTATTACAACTAGAGCACTAACTTCAGGTAAAAATTTATCTAGCATGATTATGAAATTCCCGGATAAAATAAAAGAGCAAAATTCTATTGGAAACTTACTAACTAAGCTAGATAACCTTATCACCCTCCAGCAACGAAAATTGGAACAACTTACACAGCTAAAAAAGGCACTTCAACAAAAACTATTCCCAAATAGTTTTCAGGAAAAACCATTATTACGAATATTACATGGTGATAATTCTTGGTGGAATAGTTATATCGGAGAAGTTTTTACTGAGAGAGTAGATAAAGGAAGTAGTGAAAAACTGCTCTCAGTATCAATTACTGATGGGGTATACCCATTTGATGAATCCAAGAGAAAAAATAATTCTAGCAATGACAAACATAACTACAAAAAAGTTTTTCAAAATGATATTGCGTATAATTCAATGCGTTTATGGCAAGGCGCCTTAGGAGTATCAAATTATGAGGGAATAGTTAGTCCGGCATATACCGTTTTAAAACCGCTAGCTAATCAGAATTCAATTTTTTATGAGTTTATGTTTAAAAATATTGATATGCTTCACATTTTCCAACGAAATTCTCAAGGCTTAACCTCTGATACTTGGAATCTAAAATTTAATCAGTTGCAACATATAAAAATAAAAACACCTAAATTTCAAGAATAA
- a CDS encoding IS30 family transposase yields the protein MTHLNDTMSTSLLTTHKKNAHLTKEERVMIATLKSQGLSNRAIGRQLGVNHQTINNELNRGTVRQLRRQKSNGKIYEYSYYIYSYEAGQATYLEHHRHSGRRRLYYSSKQFLRLADQLMLGEFDDHHYSPQAVIYKARDLMNDGTLIPKSVVTLYQWINEGVLRTSNLDLFEKPKRKHHRTHPQAKRCLGPNIAQRPQTADQRSEIGHWELDTVQGQKNGNDSVVLVMTDRLSRVNITSKIAGKTAHAVNQFFINLRQKMGTDAYYRIFKTITSDNGSEFSELTQVHDHVFYADPYSPWKRGSNEINNRFLRKEITKGEAINNYSSAQIIATNDWMNHYPRAMFNGHSSMDIYRKAFYQEISQLHQPIINWSVLFI from the coding sequence ATGACGCACTTAAATGATACCATGTCTACTAGTTTATTGACTACTCATAAAAAGAATGCTCATCTTACTAAAGAAGAACGTGTGATGATTGCGACTTTAAAGTCGCAAGGACTTTCCAATCGCGCAATTGGTCGCCAATTAGGAGTTAATCATCAAACAATTAATAACGAGCTCAACCGTGGTACGGTCCGCCAACTTCGTCGTCAAAAATCTAATGGTAAGATTTACGAATATTCTTACTACATCTATAGTTATGAAGCTGGTCAGGCCACATATCTTGAACATCACCGCCATTCTGGTCGTCGTCGCTTATATTATTCTTCAAAGCAATTTTTACGATTAGCTGATCAGCTAATGCTTGGTGAGTTTGACGACCACCATTACTCCCCACAAGCGGTTATTTATAAGGCTCGAGATTTAATGAATGATGGCACCCTGATCCCAAAGTCGGTTGTAACTTTATATCAATGGATTAATGAGGGTGTGCTTCGTACGTCCAATTTAGACCTCTTTGAAAAACCTAAACGTAAGCATCATCGAACTCATCCGCAAGCTAAAAGGTGCTTAGGGCCTAATATTGCTCAACGACCTCAAACTGCGGACCAACGGTCCGAAATTGGCCATTGGGAACTAGATACAGTTCAGGGACAGAAAAACGGTAATGACAGTGTTGTACTAGTAATGACTGATCGCCTTTCACGAGTTAATATCACGAGTAAAATTGCTGGTAAAACTGCGCATGCAGTAAATCAGTTCTTTATAAATTTACGCCAGAAAATGGGCACAGATGCTTACTATCGCATCTTTAAGACAATAACCTCTGACAACGGTTCAGAATTTAGTGAGTTAACACAAGTTCACGATCATGTTTTCTATGCTGATCCGTATTCCCCTTGGAAACGTGGATCCAATGAGATCAATAACCGGTTTCTCCGCAAGGAGATTACCAAAGGTGAAGCTATAAATAACTATAGTAGTGCTCAGATCATAGCGACTAATGATTGGATGAATCACTATCCACGAGCTATGTTTAATGGACATTCGTCAATGGATATCTATCGTAAGGCCTTCTACCAAGAGATATCACAGCTCCATCAACCAATAATCAATTGGTCAGTATTATTTATTTGA
- a CDS encoding acetoin reductase encodes MMTEQKVAVITGSSRGIGKGIAEQLGKDGYEMVINGYHKEETDKTTKELADKGYKVVAAPGDVSKKETHEMLVKAAVDNFGRLDTYINNAGIAQIGNLLDESAEEFHKIYATNVDSVLFGIQAAAEQFRKQDDGDKIRKIINASSIAGHIGYEQLGAYSSTKFAIRGLTQVAAKELAKFNITVNAYCPGIVGTDMWDFIDEKMVEENGGEKGQYLKAAIDGIALGRVEHPSDVANFVSYLASDKSDYMTGQAVQIDGGVQFI; translated from the coding sequence ATTATGACTGAACAAAAAGTTGCTGTTATTACTGGTAGTAGTCGTGGTATCGGAAAGGGCATTGCGGAACAACTAGGAAAAGATGGCTATGAAATGGTCATTAATGGTTATCATAAAGAAGAAACAGACAAGACAACCAAAGAATTAGCTGACAAAGGATATAAGGTTGTGGCAGCTCCTGGTGACGTTTCAAAAAAGGAAACTCATGAAATGCTTGTAAAAGCTGCTGTGGATAACTTTGGACGCCTTGACACTTACATTAACAATGCCGGAATTGCACAAATCGGTAATCTCCTAGACGAATCAGCCGAAGAATTTCATAAAATTTACGCTACTAATGTTGATAGTGTTCTGTTTGGGATTCAAGCTGCTGCTGAACAATTCAGGAAGCAAGATGATGGAGATAAAATCCGTAAAATCATCAATGCTTCAAGTATCGCTGGACACATTGGTTATGAACAATTAGGAGCATACTCTTCAACTAAATTTGCTATTCGTGGATTAACACAAGTAGCTGCTAAGGAATTAGCTAAATTTAATATTACGGTTAATGCCTATTGCCCAGGTATTGTGGGTACCGATATGTGGGACTTTATCGACGAAAAGATGGTTGAAGAAAATGGTGGTGAAAAAGGTCAATACTTAAAGGCCGCTATTGACGGAATTGCTCTTGGTCGTGTTGAACATCCATCAGACGTCGCTAACTTTGTCTCCTACCTCGCTTCAGACAAATCTGACTACATGACTGGTCAAGCTGTCCAAATTGACGGTGGAGTTCAATTTATCTAA